acatatatacgtgtgcgtacgtacatacatacatacatacatacatacatacatacaacatgtatatactatatattacttaCACATTTACggctataaaataatattagattttatatatggtAAATCGTAAAATATGAAGAGCAAGATCCCGTGaaaacttttttcatatttttacacCCTTCAACAAGGTCTTTGACCCTTATTACCAAGGCATGTTCGTATTTTACACGGTAATATTTGTTCGCTTTCTAGCACGTTCACAcgaacgtacacacacacacacacatccacacgtgtgcatatatatatatacatatacatatacatatacacacgtacatatacacgcgtTTATGTCGATTCACTTCGTTTGCGAAGGAGTCACAGATTCCAGATTAGTTTTATGGTTAATATCCAGGTGCGACGTTCATTTTATGATACACTTATTCACAATTTCACTTAGGTGAAAATACGTACGTAACCTACGTAATATATGTTACGCACCAGTAGTAACCTATACGGATAGTAACTTTGTAAAATGACATTGAGGTTAGTTGAGGTTAGTTTATCTCACCGTTGTTGAATTTATCGTGGTCCCATTTCGTTGTCGTAACCGAACCCTCCACtcgtatatttgaatttccaAATGATTTTCCAACTTTTCATCCGTATATATGTCAAACTcatattttcaaacgttttcaAATAGTATATATTCATGACTTCTTCATTTGGAATctacaaaatttctttgaagaaCTATCTTGAACTCTAacgatgaaattaaattttagcGATCTCTCAAAGAGATATCTTGATCATTTGTTCTATGAGAAGATATTAGAATTGATTAGTGATTATGGTGGATTAAATAATTCCAACGCAACTTTTTGAGAAACCTATGTTTCTATCGAAACAACCGCAGGAAAAGCAAATGAAGAAATGGTACAATTAGCaagatatatctaaaaaaatataacagaaagagaagatgcTAAGTTGCATGTTTTTCTAGTCCGCTTAAAGAGAGTGATAAGAAAGATTGATATagtaaaaatcgaatatactTTGTACGATAtagtgaaatttaattaaaaaataaacaagcaATTTTAAAATCGGAGAAAGCTGAACTCGGTTCGTTCATTGAAGCGTCAAACAATATAGATagatttcttcgataaattagaaaattaaaaaatgatattcttttgatatatatcGTCTTGTGATTTCGTAATTTacgattagaaattttcaatcgatttatttgcccattttttttctttttttttttttttttagaacaaTGGCAAAAGGACCAAACACGAATGAGTCTTACGATGGAAACAatagtgaaaaataaatattaatctcaACGAAAATGATAATAGTGATATAGTGATATATCATCCAACTGACAAGAAAACGAACAAATCTCATAGATAATGATAGCGATGAAAATGATGCAGAAGAATTGTTTTAAAATTGATCATAccgtagaaaattatagaaaaacaagttttgattttttttttttttgcaaaagaatATATCGCTCAATGTCTGCAAacttatataaatgaaatatcattataatatattacttgaTTCCAAAACTATACTATATGATATGACGCGAATCCTAGGAGTCCACGTTTTCGCAACAAAGTGCTTCTAAATTGCTGGTAGATAGGTAATTTCCGAGATGGTTTCGAGTGCAAAGGGTTAATATCCCTTGAATCGTACcctaacaacaacaacaacaacaacaacagcaacaaaaacaacaacaataataacgaaaagaacaGTAACCGCAAATGAGGTAACTCAAATGGAAATCAAATGCAACCGTTACCCCAACATGCACACCATGGTACATTTCCACTACTGGTGCTACCCTTTCTCGATTTAACTAAACTGTCCCTGATATTACCAGAGTTCATCATTTCCTTATCCGAATTGGCGGTTGTCAAACCGTCAGAATATTTTTCCCTCGTAGTTTCCAAACTACCGCTTCTGGTTGTTTTTATCGACGTTACGGATGACCGTTTCTTAGGATTGAAATAAGAGGATACTCGTCTTATTTGATCTTTCCTTGGTGAATCTTGTCCGGAGGATGACGATCTACTTTCGTTCTTATCCTCAAGAGCATCAGACGTCGTTGTAGTAGTAACGCTGAGTTTCCTTGTCCTTTGACCTCTAACCGATTTGTCAGGTGAATCCGGCATCGTTTCGGTCGACGTAACGCTGCTCtgttttttcaatttcctttGAGCGTGTGGCGATATagattgtttaattaaaagtttgtCCTTCTTTATCGCACGTTTGTTCCGTCTGATTACGCTCGGCGTGTTCGGTAAACTAACGTTGTCATCATCCTGACGAGAACATTGAATCTGTTCGTCCTCAATATGTGAGTCACCATCGATGGAGGTTTGCGTTTGAGCTTGTACCTTGTTTTTAATCTGATCGTAATACATTCTGATGTTATGACAAACGTGACCGGTTGGTGCTGCTCCGCCCGGTACGAACGGTACGTTCTGATAAAGATTCTGATTCTGATTGTGCATATAACGCGTAGCGTTTATTCTTCGTAAGGTTTCAAGGTCATACGGCATAGAAGATGGTAACAACGTGTGAGGACTTGGTCTTTCGAAAGATGTCACTTGAAAGTCTTGCGCCGACGAAGGAAGactttttttaacgatcagTTGATCGGTTGGAATCAACAAACGATTATTCTGATCAACGGCTGTCGTAATGTTTCCTTGCCTTCTGCGATATCTCTCGCTAGGTCGTAGTCCTCGAACAAAACTCGTTGGAGGTGGcagaggtggtggtggtggtggtggcggtggcggaGGTGGGGGTGGTGGTTGCGGAGGAGGCAGTAACGACGATAACGGTGAACCCGGATAATTGTAATTCATATTGTTTTCACTTATTTGAACTGAAAGTGGTTTGGTTAATGGAGAATCTCGTTCGGGACACTCGAGACCGATTCGTTCGATATTCGTTCGTAGAAATGGATTCGTTAGAATTCTATAATCCAAAGTTGGTAACTGCGGAATCTCGGGTGTATTAACAGTTATCTCTGGTTCCTTACGAGGTATCTTTAAAGTCACGTTTAAATGCGATTTGTATGCCTTAGTCGTCGAATTGTCGACGTTATTGAAATTGTCCAATGTATTGTCGCTCTTGGTCGTTATCATCGTCTGTCCAAtctcgttattattgttgGTCCTTGTAATACTTTGATTGTCGCTCGTTAAATCCTGACAAGACATCGACTTGGTCAGTTGATTGATCGGTATCGATTTCATCACGGAGAGATTCTCCGTACTGAGGTAAGTTCTTTGTAAATCGTCCTTGCTCGTCTGAACGAAATTATTCCCATATGAGACAGCACCGTTAACGCAAACATCAACCGAACCCTTTCGTAGTCCTAAcaattgattattattgttaccaCATATAACTGTGGATCCTGTTTTACCGCTACTCGAACTGTTACCAGTACCGAAGTAATAATTGTTACCGCAGACATTTGGTGAATCCTCGTCTAGTAATTTCTTTGGTTTCAATGTTGCCAACGGAgcgaaaaaatgttttcgcTTCTCCGCAACACCGTACGAATAAGTCTCTTCggtatctttctcttcgttctcgacATTACGATCATTGATTACTCTTCTTTCATTGTCCTCCAAATTTTGTTCGATCGATTGTTCATCGATGTCATCATCCCAAACATTACTCGAATCAATCTCTTGTCTGGGAACGTACGAATGCGAGTCAATGTCAAACAATCTCGAAGGAAATTGTTTACCTTGAATTTCCATAGAATCCAAATGTCTCCTATCTCTTATCAGATTCGAACTGTTAACCATACTTTGGCCATTGTTGGTAACCAATTGAGAGGTCCTTCTTTCGAAATCCGTAACTCCTATATTTGAATTTGATATACCGGTGTAACTTGACAATTGCTTAGTTTCCGAAACTAACAAATTGTTTTGCCAACCGATTGGTGGAACGACCTGAATATCCGATAGATTATTATCGTTCATCGGATTTAATAACGGTGAATCCAGATTGCCAAGTGGTATCAATGGATCCGCGTAAAGGTTTGGACAAGGGAAAGGTATAACTGTTGATACGTTATTACCGGATATCGATGGATCGACGATCGTGTTTGGACACTCGAACGGACAATCTCCAAAATAATTCGGTTCTGTATAACCTTGACAAGACTCGTAGGTTCCTGGATAAAATGGTATATTGTCGTGAAGTTTTCTAATTGTATCGAACAACCTTACGTTCggttttctttgattttcctCGTTTGTGGTAATCGCAGTAGGCTCATATTTTCTATCCTTATCCTTTTTCAattcctcttcctcgtctACCACCGATAGATCATCGAAATCAACGTGCAAACGGtgcaacaaattattattgttaccgTTCATCTTTTCCGtcgatattttttgattttccaCGTTCTCTAATTGTTCCTCACGATCGCGTAAACGcgtcctcctttctttttcatcactGGTTCCCATAGGTTCTTCCTCGTGCACGTTCTCATCGGAATAATCCGAATGCAGCTCCTCGTCGTCATCCTCTTCTGAGCGATCCTGAAACCCAATTAGtttgttattacttatttttctttattaaagtAATTATCCGAGAATGATTAAGATGTTGTAAGTAAatgtaacaaaagaaaaaagaatcgggagaaaaagaaaattctatataaaagatgatctgttattgttgttagtattattataatatataaatattattatacaggGTGTTCTTAAAAGATTTTAGATTAtagagaattaataaattaataaattaataaattataatactaataaaataaataaattagtattaatatatcaatatattaatatttaatacattaatgtatatattaatatatataatatgtatatattgatatattagtatttaatacattaatatattaatacattatagaaaagtaataaattatagagaattctattattattattatcatattattattacatattattattatacaaggtgtttttaaaaagagattctaaattatagaaaattaataaattaataaattatagagaattaatatattaatacattatagaaaattaaattataatcaaaaatataatgatataaacataatatataaaaatgtttgaaaagaAGAGCAATTTAATCCTCCGGCTTTTCAATCACCGATCATCCCTTGTAATTCAAACCATATTAGCCTATTTACTATTTCTTTAATCtatttaatcttctttcttctttttttctttttaatttttacacaGAACGACTTTAGTTGGCCGTGAATACgcgaaaaaaattctatataggaattttatataaataatttgtaatcgtTCGTGatacgtaagaaaaaagattttattgagAGTGACTTTAGTCTGTCTAGTGAGTATGTAGAAAAGATTTTAGTTTATATAAGACTTTAGTCGTCCGTGATACGTAAGAACAAGTTGAGAAGTGACTTTAGTCTACGTAGTATGCGAAAAAGATTTCGTGGCGAGTGACTTTAGTCGGCAAAAGGATCACTATAACGTTATAAAAGTttcaaatgtttttttaaagttCGTCGTATATCAAAAGCAAAAAATGTTCatcatttcaaattttataatttcgaaagattttatcGGATTCGCGcgtatacgattattattattttaataaacaccttgtatattttattaataagaaaagagataaattatgtatataatatatatatatatatatatatatatgtattataataatttgtttatataagaaaacTAATTGAGATAGgataacattaatttatttatttaaaattactgtttcaataattatcaataatactTTACTTatgtatcataataattaatttatctgtatattaaatacaatctacctatatatcaatcatataaatagataaatataaattacaatcaTATTGTAATACAATCCAACAAGACTGAAGCAACATATtacgagtaaaataaaaagaaaagataatttatataatcacatatttatataatctataaatacaataatttcatattcataatacatttatacgtaaaaatacaataacacattttttcaaaaaaataatcaatcaatcaatcaatcaatcaatcaatcaatcaatcaatcaataatttaattaaaactcattcgaaacgaacgaaaaagcaagcaaacaagtaaacaagcaaacaaacaaacaaacaaacaaaaaacgaagaaaaaaagaaagaaagaaagaaagagaaataatctgCGAGAATCAGGACGATCgattaaaggaaaagaaaagaacaaaaatagaataaacaaaaaaaaaataaataaaaaaaggataacaaaattataaaaaggaaaagagacgaaaaaagaaaaagaaaagaaaaaaagaaaaccaaccTCGGATTCGTCGCTTTCGGGTTGATTCTTTTGTCTCTTCAATATCTCCTCGAGCTTATCGTACTCGTCCCGTAGGCTCCATATCTCTCTTCGCAGCTGCTCGTTCTCCCTTCGcaatttctttatatcgttTTGACCTGAAATAAGAAGTACCAGCGAAAGGAAACGGTTTATCGTCTCGAACTCTAtagaaaatgaacaaaatgttagaaagagaaagatacatagataagatatatagatacatagaaagagagagagagagagagaaagagagaaaatgaaagaaagaaagacaaagagaaaaaaagagatacaattttcttctaagattcatttctctctctctctctctctctctctttctctgtcacacacacatacatacatacacactttctttctctctctttcacacttcctttctttctttctctctctctctcttttttctacactctctctctcacatttttttctttctctttcacactttctttctatctctctttctcctttctcttgcTTTCATTCTTTCACTAGGAAAATCACTTAATCACTGGCTTTAGTCGAGTCAGTAAGGGCTGCCTGGTACATCTattgaatcgatcgatcattggTCAGCAAGGGAGAACAATCTCTGAGCTTTGAAGagctccttctccttctctttcttcttctacttctctttctccttctccttctctatacTCTATACTAACTCTTCGTATTTCTCGGTTGGTCGgtcgttcgttcattctttcgttctttcgttctttcgttcgttcgttcgttcgttcgttcgttcgttcgttcgactcACACGTGTCAAGGATCGAGTGATAAATCACCGCGGCTGCTGGACCTTCCAATTACTTAACTCAACGCGAAAACTAGTAAACTTCTCTCGTCGTAGCTCATCTAAagatcgaatttaataaatcgaacgatttcctACACTCTACTCAACTTTTCTACGATCTTTTACCATCTACCATCTtacctttttctatttttaacaatCTCTAAGGTCGAAAATCGATACTTTTCGAATCGTGAAAAACGAGCGAGTGTCAACCGACCTCGAGtagtcgatcgattcgatttataGAATAGATATAGAatggaatagatagatagaaaagattgattgattgattgatttcaTCTttggataaattttttttcttttgtttgtttgtttgtttttttttttttttcatttattttctgcatttatcgaaatactgatacaattttgtaatatatatatatatatatatatatatatatatattgtattcaatattatattataataaaatgttatattatataaaatatttattaattttaatgaaatatattacgttatattaaatattattgatcaattttatagtataactattataattattaaatagtatcttattatacgatcgatcgtacgtaTCGTGCAAGggtcaaaaataattataaaaataaaaataaaaagaaaaagaaaaagaaagaaaagaaaattcgcgttaaaatttattcgcaagggaagaaaagaaaataattgaagaggaaaggaaaaaagatgaaaacatAAAACTTATGCGTCTGAACTAAAACGCGAGctatgaaaaaacaaaaacaaaaagaaaagggaaaaccAAAAGAAACCAATAGGAACGATTTAAAGTATATCGAAATgcattttaattgaaaacatttaatttaatagacgtataagaaggaaagaagggaaaaaaaatcgcGTGGAATAAATTCGTTGAGGAGAATTTGATTTataggaggaaagaaaagaaaaataaaagaaaaaaaaaaatagaaagaaaaagaaatgtaaaatcgATGAGAGGtatagaaaatgtttaaagTAAAATACGAGCTTTACGAAATGCGATTGAAAATACATGGGAAtgcattttaattaagaacattttatttaatagaattatgaaaggaaaattaatgtgttgagaaaaatgaatttctctctctctctctctctctctctctctctctctctttctctctcttctcttttttttttatacttaagTTTTCCGTGACATTTTATGGGAATTAATTGGTGCGCAAGGTTTCTGCAACcgtatgaaattaaatatgacGTATTAAGAAAACCGTGTAACTGCGAATCGtgtaaaacataaaaaaaaatgttgcgataaaaaagatcctatatttcgttaataataaattataattaataataattcataataacaataaagtAAAACGTAACAAGAAAATCGTGTAACTGTAGataatgaacgaaaaaaaaatatatatatatatagtgtgtgtgtgtgtatgtatgtatatatacacatatatatatgtatgtatatggactctatattttgttattatataattatataatttatataatattataatattatataattaataataataataataataataataataataataataataataataataataaaataaatagtaggtgaaaaaaaatatgtttaaaaaaaccATGCAAGTAAACCTCGTttacaaaaaacaaatatcaCGCAAAACAGACTCGatatttcgttaataattaataataattattaactgtaataattatgataaaatgtgttaaaaaaaaaaaaatcgtgtaaCTGTGAATcgcatacaaaaaaaaaatagaagaaaaagtatcgtGTAATAAGgagatttaatatttcgaaattaaaatctctctctctctctctctctctctctctctctctctctctctaactgtTTATCACAGAATCTCGTTCGATATCTTTCGCGTAGAGTTAATTCGACGAATAATTACGTTCAGGTTCTCGAATCGGgaattttatcctttttttttttttatacgaatgtCGGTTGCACTCCTCTTCCATGTCCGTTATTACACGTTTGTGTGCGTGTACTCGAAATGCGATAACAGCCGACTAAAAACCGAACCGCGAGCGCGAGCATAACAAGAAAAGCCATGTGGTAAATCAGGATTAAAACGAAGCTTAGCGTGGCGcgagatttaaataaattaaatcctTCCAGAGGTTCATAAATTCGGATTTCCCGCGCGAACACGAAGGCCCCATTCGGATCCTATTAAAGCTCGAACCATCCATCCTATCTTCGTTAGAtcgacctctctctttctctcattctctctctctctctttctctttctctcttcttggtttgttctttttttcttttatatatatttatatatatatatcttcttcttcggttgtaattttgtttcttttatatttgtgtgtgtgtgtgtgtatatatattatatatataatacatatatattacaaaaatatatatatatatatgcaaatataaaagaatatatatattatacatatttatatatatacacacatatatatgtatttatattttatatatgtgtatatatatatattacatatatattacatatatattacaaaaatatatatatatgcaaatataaaagaatatatattatacatatttatatatatatacacacatatatatgtatttatattttatatatgtgtgtatatatatattacatatatattacatatatattacaaaaatatatatatatatatgcaaatataaaagaatatatatattatacatatttatatatatacatacatatatatatttatattttatgtgtgtgtgtgtgtgtgtgtgtatgaatctttctttctctctctctttctctttcgtttgtacttttttgttttcttttatgatatctctatctatctttcgctcttcttctttattttctctttctattttttgttgtatTGATTGTACGAGGTTATATTAAcgacacacatacataagaACGATGTCTAGACaatttattgtttaatatGCTTCAATTTTAGTTCAGCGTTTCTCAATTCATTCTCAGCATTTCTCATTCATACtctaatttgttttctttttttgtaattagtaGCACTAAAGGacattcttatatttttgtgAATTAACACATCGAAAGcgttagaaactttttttacgaagaaagatttggaatatttttttttaagagatataggacagaaacaaaaaattaaaaaaaaaaatggtctTCGACAAGATTCGAATGAGAATATTCTTGTTAAATTTTTCGAAGATATAATGGCGACAGAGCATTGTCTCTTTTGAAAATGATCTACGAAGCAATATCATTACGTTTCTTCGGATTTGTTCTATcatatttatgaatcaatttaattcgaacgaatttatttaacatacgtatgtaaagaaaaattgtatatatcatattaaaattatgtCATTGTTAATATTCAGTTCTTTgtaattaacattaaaaacaaatttattcgattttgatAGGTTATATGAAAGGTTGAGAAACACTGCTCCAAGATAATTTAATAGACTTTCTATAGATTCATAGTGGTTTGAATTGTCCTCAAGGATGgttcttattttctattggTTATCTATCACAGTAATATTACTTTGGAGGGTTGTTCAACCCTGCATAGTAATTAATAGGTATATTAAACGTAGATcgttaaagaaagatggagTGAGAGTTAAGAGGGAGGCTTCTTCGTTGAGAAGAGATATGAAAGATTATATGAACGAAACTTTATcttatcttcttattattgatattacaaTCTGATTCATGTTTCAATAGAGAAGATggagtatttaaaaaaaagaaagaaaaaaaaaattcttcaaacAATGACGGTCAATGACGGTCCAAATTTTGttgagaattttttattgtttataacagtttttcttttatttaattatttttctttttattcacttattttttcaatctttaattattcttattcttttatttatttctttacttacgtatttattgtctttaatttttttataataataataattggagGTTCTTTTCTGTCcgtatgatattttattcccGACTGAAATTCATCGATTAACTTCACGTAGgagggttaaaaaaaaaaaaagaatacaatttttttgatCAAAAATTGCATGTTACAATCGATCGCTCaggatattttctttttagcttttattttttcatttttttatattgtcgaatgaaaatattaaaaatggcACTTCCAGCAAACGactgataaattttttgttttctttttctttctgtttttaatattgtttatttttattttttatttatttatttatttttttttttaatgcaccTCAGGGGCTATttgatttacatttttttttcttgttttgttttaattctccttttccttttttctctttttttcttgttttttcatttttgataaTCCCCTCGGGGGATATTATCGGGACGGTATAAAAAATCGTACGAAACGTTTTAATTTCCTGGTCGTCGAAAAACAATTCTCGTAATACACATGCTGCTATATCGGACACATTggaattgatttattaaatgattatattatttataaaattaattacgtgCAAAtaaggatagagaaaagaagaactaaAAATAGCGAttatgaaaatcatttttcctttcttttttttttttcgacgtcAAAATgtaacataaatacatacatacatatatacatatatagtttcAGACGTTTTCATTGAGATTcgataaacaattaatatttctattggaACAGTTCGAAATGAAGTTATTGATACATAGATCGATtgatttcctctctctttctttcattcgttgatttatttatctcttttctattttaaaagcCGTGATAGaacttcgaagaaaatttttttcgactgaccatccaaagaaaaaataaaaaaacaaacaaacaaacaaacaagcaaTAATTTTGCCTTTGTAGAAAACTTATTAAGCCGATGATCGTTCATCGACTCGTGTTTTATCTTCTGTTCTTTTTGctttcgtttcaattttttttttttttttttttttcctt
This DNA window, taken from Vespula vulgaris chromosome 19, iyVesVulg1.1, whole genome shotgun sequence, encodes the following:
- the LOC127070640 gene encoding uncharacterized protein LOC127070640 isoform X2 → MMAGTGVGVGGAGMLRARRRDVSVKPNRKLDRKSSRGMIYENEELRLRTIHINAEVEQGQNDIKKLRRENEQLRREIWSLRDEYDKLEEILKRQKNQPESDESEDRSEEDDDEELHSDYSDENVHEEEPMGTSDEKERRTRLRDREEQLENVENQKISTEKMNGNNNNLLHRLHVDFDDLSVVDEEEELKKDKDRKYEPTAITTNEENQRKPNVRLFDTIRKLHDNIPFYPGTYESCQGYTEPNYFGDCPFECPNTIVDPSISGNNVSTVIPFPCPNLYADPLIPLGNLDSPLLNPMNDNNLSDIQVVPPIGWQNNLLVSETKQLSSYTGISNSNIGVTDFERRTSQLVTNNGQSMVNSSNLIRDRRHLDSMEIQGKQFPSRLFDIDSHSYVPRQEIDSSNVWDDDIDEQSIEQNLEDNERRVINDRNVENEEKDTEETYSYGVAEKRKHFFAPLATLKPKKLLDEDSPNVCGNNYYFGTGNSSSSGKTGSTVICGNNNNQLLGLRKGSVDVCVNGAVSYGNNFVQTSKDDLQRTYLSTENLSVMKSIPINQLTKSMSCQDLTSDNQSITRTNNNNEIGQTMITTKSDNTLDNFNNVDNSTTKAYKSHLNVTLKIPRKEPEITVNTPEIPQLPTLDYRILTNPFLRTNIERIGLECPERDSPLTKPLSVQISENNMNYNYPGSPLSSLLPPPQPPPPPPPPPPPPPPPLPPPTSFVRGLRPSERYRRRQGNITTAVDQNNRLLIPTDQLIVKKSLPSSAQDFQVTSFERPSPHTLLPSSMPYDLETLRRINATRYMHNQNQNLYQNVPFVPGGAAPTGHVCHNIRMYYDQIKNKVQAQTQTSIDGDSHIEDEQIQCSRQDDDNVSLPNTPSVIRRNKRAIKKDKLLIKQSISPHAQRKLKKQSSVTSTETMPDSPDKSVRGQRTRKLSVTTTTTSDALEDKNESRSSSSGQDSPRKDQIRRVSSYFNPKKRSSVTSIKTTRSGSLETTREKYSDGLTTANSDKEMMNSGNIRDSLVKSRKGSTSSGNVPWCACWGNGCI
- the LOC127070640 gene encoding uncharacterized protein LOC127070640 isoform X1; translation: MRRKATNNNRVHVPSSRLCCSKTSKLRDFREKLTGSVKKSGSFDKTKRTRTIVESERLEVSIIETFGLNEVINDRTMMAGTGVGVGGAGMLRARRRDVSVKPNRKLDRKSSRGMIYENEELRLRTIHINAEVEQGQNDIKKLRRENEQLRREIWSLRDEYDKLEEILKRQKNQPESDESEDRSEEDDDEELHSDYSDENVHEEEPMGTSDEKERRTRLRDREEQLENVENQKISTEKMNGNNNNLLHRLHVDFDDLSVVDEEEELKKDKDRKYEPTAITTNEENQRKPNVRLFDTIRKLHDNIPFYPGTYESCQGYTEPNYFGDCPFECPNTIVDPSISGNNVSTVIPFPCPNLYADPLIPLGNLDSPLLNPMNDNNLSDIQVVPPIGWQNNLLVSETKQLSSYTGISNSNIGVTDFERRTSQLVTNNGQSMVNSSNLIRDRRHLDSMEIQGKQFPSRLFDIDSHSYVPRQEIDSSNVWDDDIDEQSIEQNLEDNERRVINDRNVENEEKDTEETYSYGVAEKRKHFFAPLATLKPKKLLDEDSPNVCGNNYYFGTGNSSSSGKTGSTVICGNNNNQLLGLRKGSVDVCVNGAVSYGNNFVQTSKDDLQRTYLSTENLSVMKSIPINQLTKSMSCQDLTSDNQSITRTNNNNEIGQTMITTKSDNTLDNFNNVDNSTTKAYKSHLNVTLKIPRKEPEITVNTPEIPQLPTLDYRILTNPFLRTNIERIGLECPERDSPLTKPLSVQISENNMNYNYPGSPLSSLLPPPQPPPPPPPPPPPPPPPLPPPTSFVRGLRPSERYRRRQGNITTAVDQNNRLLIPTDQLIVKKSLPSSAQDFQVTSFERPSPHTLLPSSMPYDLETLRRINATRYMHNQNQNLYQNVPFVPGGAAPTGHVCHNIRMYYDQIKNKVQAQTQTSIDGDSHIEDEQIQCSRQDDDNVSLPNTPSVIRRNKRAIKKDKLLIKQSISPHAQRKLKKQSSVTSTETMPDSPDKSVRGQRTRKLSVTTTTTSDALEDKNESRSSSSGQDSPRKDQIRRVSSYFNPKKRSSVTSIKTTRSGSLETTREKYSDGLTTANSDKEMMNSGNIRDSLVKSRKGSTSSGNVPWCACWGNGCI